The following proteins are co-located in the Ruminococcaceae bacterium KH2T8 genome:
- a CDS encoding Sugar (pentulose or hexulose) kinase, producing MSTSLGIEFGSTRIKAILTDENGTIIAEGSHTWENELIEQGGQKIWSYSEDAIWGGLQDCYKDLASCYKTKTGSALTHIDVIGFSAMMHGYLPFDAEGKLLVPFRTWRNTITGEASDILTKELGFNIPQRWSIAHLYQAILNKEEHVGKIEFLTTLAGFIHWKLTGRKVLGVGDASGMFPITDNDYDAAMVSKFDALTGMDLKKILPEVLVAGEDAGTLTAEGAKLLDPTGTLEAGSLLCPPEGDAGTGMTATNSISKRTGNVSAGTSVFAMVVMEKALSKVYKEIDVVTTPDGSPVAMVHCNNCTSEINAWANMLKGFADAAGVDIDMNKIYTTLFTSALKGDKDCDGVICFNYFSGEPVTELEEGRPLIVRNPDSKLSFENFARTQLMGAVATLKIGMNILKAENVAVDTMYGHGGFFKTPVAGQAIMAAALEAPVTVMETAGEGGAWGIALLALYALDKKTGKVSGTLGDFLTDIIFKDSKGSTVAPDADDVSGFGKYMDKYESAIAVEKAATEALKL from the coding sequence ATGAGCACATCATTAGGTATTGAATTCGGTTCGACCAGGATCAAGGCTATCCTTACGGACGAGAACGGAACGATCATCGCTGAAGGTTCACATACATGGGAAAATGAACTCATCGAGCAGGGCGGCCAGAAGATCTGGTCCTACTCCGAGGACGCTATCTGGGGCGGTCTTCAGGACTGCTATAAGGATCTTGCATCCTGCTATAAGACAAAGACGGGTTCAGCCCTTACACATATCGATGTTATCGGCTTCTCCGCCATGATGCACGGTTACCTTCCCTTCGACGCAGAAGGCAAGCTCCTCGTACCTTTCAGGACATGGAGAAATACGATCACGGGTGAAGCATCCGATATCCTCACTAAGGAGCTCGGCTTCAACATCCCTCAGAGATGGAGCATCGCTCACCTTTATCAGGCTATCCTCAATAAGGAAGAGCACGTAGGAAAGATCGAGTTCCTTACTACTCTTGCAGGCTTCATCCACTGGAAGCTCACAGGCAGAAAGGTGCTCGGCGTAGGTGATGCATCAGGTATGTTTCCTATCACCGATAACGACTACGATGCAGCTATGGTATCCAAGTTCGACGCACTTACCGGTATGGACCTTAAGAAGATCCTTCCCGAAGTACTCGTCGCAGGTGAAGACGCAGGTACTCTTACAGCTGAAGGCGCTAAGCTCCTCGATCCTACGGGAACACTTGAAGCAGGATCCCTCCTCTGCCCTCCCGAGGGTGATGCAGGAACGGGCATGACTGCTACAAACAGCATCTCCAAGAGAACAGGTAACGTCAGTGCAGGTACATCCGTATTTGCAATGGTAGTAATGGAGAAGGCTCTCTCCAAGGTATATAAGGAGATCGACGTCGTAACCACTCCAGACGGAAGTCCTGTTGCTATGGTACACTGCAACAACTGCACATCCGAGATCAACGCATGGGCTAATATGCTCAAGGGCTTTGCAGATGCAGCAGGTGTCGATATCGACATGAATAAGATCTATACAACACTCTTTACGAGCGCTCTTAAGGGCGACAAGGACTGCGACGGAGTTATCTGCTTTAACTACTTCTCCGGCGAGCCCGTAACAGAGCTCGAGGAAGGTCGTCCTCTCATCGTTAGAAATCCCGATTCAAAGCTCTCTTTCGAGAACTTCGCAAGGACTCAGCTCATGGGTGCCGTTGCTACGCTCAAGATTGGTATGAATATCCTTAAGGCTGAGAACGTTGCAGTTGATACGATGTACGGTCACGGCGGATTCTTCAAGACACCTGTTGCAGGTCAGGCTATAATGGCTGCAGCTCTTGAGGCTCCCGTAACGGTAATGGAGACCGCAGGCGAAGGCGGAGCATGGGGTATCGCTCTCCTCGCTCTCTATGCACTCGATAAGAAAACAGGTAAGGTATCAGGTACTCTCGGAGACTTCCTTACTGATATAATCTTCAAGGACAGCAAGGGCTCGACCGTAGCTCCCGACGCTGATGACGTAAGCGGCTTTGGCAAGTATATGGATAAGTACGAGTCCGCTATCGCCGTCGAGAAGGCCGCTACAGAGGCTTTAAAACTTTGA
- a CDS encoding L-ribulose-5-phosphate 4-epimerase, producing the protein MLEELKKQVYEANMELPKRKLVTFTWGNVSGIDREKGLIVIKPSGVEYDVMTPDDMVVLDLEGNRVEGKLKPSSDTPTHIELYKAFPDIGGVVHTHSPEATSWAQAGRDIPLYGTTHADYFYGPIPCARSLTKEEIEGEYEKNTGLVIIETFTERKIDPNYTPGVLCTNHGVFSWGKDAHEAVHNSVVMEEVAKMALRTEIIKPGVSTAPDHLRDKHFFRKHGANAYYGQ; encoded by the coding sequence ATGCTCGAAGAATTAAAGAAGCAGGTATACGAAGCAAATATGGAGCTTCCCAAGAGAAAGCTCGTAACATTCACATGGGGTAACGTCAGCGGTATCGACAGAGAGAAGGGTCTTATCGTTATCAAGCCTTCCGGCGTTGAATATGACGTAATGACACCCGACGATATGGTAGTACTCGATCTCGAGGGCAACAGAGTCGAAGGCAAGCTCAAGCCTTCTTCCGATACACCCACTCATATCGAGCTCTATAAGGCTTTCCCCGACATCGGCGGTGTAGTACATACACATTCCCCTGAAGCTACTTCCTGGGCTCAGGCAGGCAGAGATATACCTCTTTACGGTACGACTCATGCCGACTACTTCTATGGTCCTATTCCATGCGCCAGATCTCTCACAAAGGAAGAGATTGAGGGTGAGTACGAGAAGAATACGGGTCTTGTCATCATCGAGACATTTACGGAGCGTAAGATCGATCCGAACTATACTCCCGGCGTGCTCTGCACTAACCACGGCGTATTCTCATGGGGTAAGGATGCTCACGAAGCAGTACATAACTCCGTAGTCATGGAAGAGGTCGCAAAGATGGCTCTTCGCACAGAGATCATCAAGCCCGGCGTCTCCACTGCTCCCGATCATCTGAGGGACAAGCACTTCTTCAGAAAGCACGGTGCTAACGCTTATTACGGTCAGTAA
- a CDS encoding Acetyltransferase (GNAT) family protein, with the protein MISVYEMKYKRCDIPSSDIECIPFDESYIEQYMMHYNDAFYPMRRALDIKPYNWYSDLSTIRKKSADIYLLTDGDDLIGSVACYGNEVDDLFVSNRYRNMGYGRKLLLWGMKHIREEGGKDILLHVAEWNQNALKMYIDIGFETERVEYV; encoded by the coding sequence ATGATAAGTGTTTATGAAATGAAATATAAAAGGTGTGATATACCTTCTTCGGATATAGAGTGTATTCCGTTTGATGAAAGTTATATAGAGCAGTATATGATGCATTATAATGATGCTTTTTACCCGATGAGAAGAGCTTTAGATATTAAACCATATAACTGGTATAGCGATCTCTCGACTATACGTAAGAAGTCTGCCGACATATATCTTCTTACTGATGGTGATGATCTTATAGGCTCTGTTGCTTGTTATGGTAATGAGGTTGATGATCTTTTTGTAAGTAACAGATACAGAAACATGGGATACGGACGTAAGCTCCTTTTATGGGGAATGAAACATATAAGGGAAGAGGGAGGGAAGGATATTCTGCTTCATGTAGCCGAATGGAATCAGAACGCCCTGAAGATGTATATCGATATCGGATTCGAAACAGAACGTGTTGAATATGTATGA
- a CDS encoding Uncharacterized membrane protein YesL: protein MGLLRFDSPLMRLLSKVADLLVVNLLVLICSLPIFTIGASFTAMQNILYRILHNEDVYVIREFFGSFKRNFKQATIIWLMLLPIILFLIYDYFMLAETETTTGVFLMCVSGLMLILVFIFIMYVFPILSRYDNTTKETIKNAIVIAVSHPFRSILMVIIFAFCIFVEIIMPYKMFPILFCFCISVPWYFCSMVYMPIFDKLDGIDPRQIKHPDDEEE from the coding sequence ATGGGTTTATTAAGATTTGACAGTCCGCTGATGCGCTTACTTTCAAAAGTTGCGGATCTGCTTGTAGTCAACTTACTGGTCCTGATATGTTCCCTTCCGATATTTACTATCGGCGCATCTTTCACGGCAATGCAGAATATCCTCTACCGTATACTTCATAATGAGGATGTTTATGTAATCCGTGAATTTTTCGGTTCTTTCAAAAGAAATTTCAAGCAGGCTACGATCATCTGGCTGATGTTACTTCCGATCATCCTCTTCCTGATCTATGACTACTTCATGCTCGCTGAGACCGAGACGACAACAGGCGTGTTCCTGATGTGCGTATCGGGACTTATGCTGATCCTCGTGTTCATCTTTATTATGTATGTATTTCCGATCCTTTCGAGATACGATAATACGACTAAAGAGACGATCAAGAATGCTATAGTCATCGCCGTATCTCATCCATTCAGATCGATACTCATGGTCATCATTTTCGCATTCTGTATCTTTGTAGAGATAATAATGCCATATAAGATGTTTCCGATACTTTTCTGTTTCTGCATATCGGTTCCATGGTATTTCTGTTCGATGGTATATATGCCGATATTCGATAAGCTTGACGGAATTGATCCGAGACAGATCAAGCATCCGGACGATGAGGAGGAGTGA
- a CDS encoding putative aldouronate transport system permease protein, whose translation MKKKLSTGDIIFEVCLVIFMTLFVIVTLYPVLNTVATSFNDGFDSIVNKVHLWPHKFSLDNYKSVLAKPNLKTGAIISVLRTVIGTLLSLALNALLAFVVSRKRFLFKRSVSLFWVITMYVNGGLIPVYLLFMKLHLLNTFWVYVIPGAVSAFNMLVMRNFMDGIPESLEESAEIDGAGYFTIFVKIISPLCKPVYATIALFVAVYQWNAWFDTMLYNRMADQYTVLQYELMKLLQQSMASAGSVEGLKHNAAHVTPNAIRAAATVVTMLPIICLYPYLQRYFVTGLTIGGVKE comes from the coding sequence ATGAAAAAGAAATTATCAACAGGTGATATTATCTTTGAAGTTTGCCTCGTAATCTTTATGACACTCTTCGTAATTGTCACCCTGTATCCTGTACTTAACACAGTAGCTACATCATTCAACGACGGTTTCGATTCCATCGTTAATAAGGTTCACCTTTGGCCTCACAAGTTCTCACTTGATAACTACAAGTCCGTACTTGCTAAGCCTAACCTTAAGACAGGTGCTATCATCTCCGTTCTGAGAACTGTTATCGGTACACTTCTGTCACTTGCACTCAATGCACTTCTTGCATTCGTTGTTTCCCGTAAGAGATTCCTCTTCAAGAGAAGCGTATCCCTTTTCTGGGTTATCACAATGTACGTAAACGGTGGTCTTATCCCTGTTTACCTCCTCTTCATGAAGTTGCATCTCCTTAATACATTCTGGGTATACGTAATCCCCGGTGCCGTAAGTGCATTCAACATGCTCGTTATGCGTAACTTCATGGATGGTATCCCTGAGTCACTCGAGGAGTCCGCTGAGATCGACGGTGCAGGTTACTTCACGATCTTCGTTAAGATCATCTCACCCCTTTGTAAGCCTGTTTATGCTACTATCGCACTCTTCGTTGCTGTATATCAGTGGAACGCTTGGTTCGATACAATGCTCTACAACAGAATGGCTGATCAGTACACAGTACTTCAGTATGAGCTTATGAAGTTGCTCCAGCAGTCCATGGCTTCTGCAGGTTCCGTTGAAGGCCTCAAGCACAACGCTGCACACGTTACTCCTAATGCTATCAGAGCAGCTGCTACGGTTGTTACAATGCTTCCTATCATCTGCCTCTATCCCTACCTTCAGAGATACTTCGTTACCGGTCTTACGATCGGTGGTGTTAAGGAGTAA
- a CDS encoding putative aldouronate transport system permease protein, whose translation MATNFTSYTTPMLDNKLTKREHLKKEAPKQVFLLVSSALLIIYGIIFYYVPLVGWLTAFQDYKPAQGITGSTWVGLKKFNFLFSDKTFWLCLRNTVAMGIINLVLSFVTAIAFALLLNEVRSMLAKKFIQTISYMPHFLSMIIVTAIVHDALSAEGAVNELLMNLHIVDKAVPFFSIKQYFWGIVGFTNIWKETGWNAIIYLAAITSIDPALYEAAEIDGAGRWAKMRYITLPSLKPTIMILLIINVGNVLNAGFELQYILGNDVIRSVSDTIDIYVLRWGIKQFDFSLGTAAGIFKSAVSIILVVLANQTSKWAGEERLF comes from the coding sequence ATGGCAACTAATTTCACATCTTACACAACTCCAATGCTGGATAATAAGTTGACCAAGAGAGAGCACCTCAAGAAAGAAGCACCTAAGCAGGTATTCCTTCTCGTGTCCAGTGCTCTTCTTATCATCTACGGTATCATCTTCTACTATGTACCGTTGGTAGGTTGGCTTACTGCTTTCCAGGACTACAAGCCCGCACAGGGTATCACAGGTTCCACTTGGGTAGGACTCAAGAAGTTCAACTTCCTTTTCTCGGATAAGACTTTCTGGCTCTGCCTCAGAAACACTGTAGCGATGGGTATCATCAACCTTGTGCTCTCATTCGTGACAGCAATAGCATTCGCTCTTCTTCTTAACGAAGTAAGAAGCATGCTCGCAAAGAAATTCATTCAGACAATTTCTTATATGCCGCACTTCCTGTCCATGATCATCGTTACTGCTATCGTACACGATGCTCTTTCCGCAGAGGGTGCAGTAAACGAACTCCTTATGAACCTTCACATTGTTGATAAGGCAGTTCCTTTCTTCTCTATCAAGCAATACTTCTGGGGTATCGTAGGTTTTACGAACATCTGGAAGGAGACCGGTTGGAACGCTATCATCTACTTGGCAGCTATTACATCCATCGATCCTGCTCTCTATGAGGCTGCAGAGATTGACGGTGCTGGAAGATGGGCGAAGATGAGATATATTACTCTTCCTTCACTTAAGCCCACGATCATGATCCTCCTCATCATCAATGTCGGTAACGTATTGAACGCAGGTTTCGAACTTCAGTACATCTTGGGTAACGACGTTATCAGAAGCGTATCCGATACGATCGATATCTATGTACTTCGTTGGGGTATTAAGCAGTTTGACTTCTCGCTCGGTACTGCTGCAGGTATCTTTAAGAGTGCCGTAAGTATCATCCTTGTTGTCTTGGCTAACCAGACATCAAAGTGGGCCGGCGAAGAGAGATTGTTCTAA
- a CDS encoding putative aldouronate transport system substrate-binding protein gives MKTRKVVSVAMAALMASSALTACKKEGADGAKEFSSFFCTPATVEITDDNEVQAIITEKVGAKCKETWLTGQDAGEAIGVLMASGEYPDFINGGDSSKQLYEAGALVAWDEYIDKYPNIKEFYTDYEWDQFRQEDGHIYWMNPFDNIYGEDMTTEHSGEAFWIQVRVLEWANYPEIKTLDEYFDLLESYNEANPQTPEGADNIPYTILCEDWRYFCLENAPEFLDGWPNDGSVIVDPATETVIDYNTTDTAKAYFLKLNEEYHKGIVDPESFTQTYDEYISKLSSGRVLGMVDQWWDFAYTVNDVFKSNDTEQYGYNYVPLPVTIDGRDNQWYTPGGQLNVSSGIAITTSCKDVDGAFEFINALLDQEILDLRNWGVKDVDYCVDADGLYYRTDEQVAQCADSNYKSTHLCTYSYFPNYSGTSRDGKNAMTPSQQPSLFMATLPEPVKACFEAYGAETYVDMLHSVNNAGVWFPMWSYSNNMNTSTDGGTAFTRMGECKHQWLPEVVMADPADFDATWADYQAAYAETHPEDFLAEMQTELNNRIQNYNDFMASQG, from the coding sequence ATGAAGACAAGAAAAGTTGTTTCAGTAGCAATGGCTGCCCTTATGGCATCCTCTGCATTGACGGCTTGTAAGAAGGAAGGCGCTGATGGCGCAAAGGAATTCAGCTCCTTCTTCTGCACACCCGCTACAGTCGAGATCACTGATGATAACGAAGTTCAGGCTATCATCACTGAGAAGGTTGGAGCAAAGTGCAAGGAGACTTGGTTGACAGGTCAGGATGCAGGTGAGGCTATCGGTGTATTGATGGCTTCCGGCGAGTATCCCGATTTCATCAACGGTGGTGACTCCTCCAAGCAGCTTTACGAGGCAGGCGCTCTCGTAGCATGGGATGAGTACATCGACAAGTATCCGAACATCAAGGAATTCTACACAGATTATGAGTGGGATCAGTTCCGTCAGGAAGATGGTCACATCTACTGGATGAATCCCTTCGATAACATCTACGGTGAGGATATGACAACAGAGCACTCCGGTGAGGCTTTCTGGATCCAGGTTCGTGTTCTTGAGTGGGCTAACTATCCTGAGATCAAGACTCTTGACGAGTACTTCGACCTCCTTGAGAGCTACAACGAAGCTAACCCTCAGACACCCGAAGGTGCTGACAACATTCCTTACACTATCCTCTGCGAAGACTGGAGATATTTCTGCCTTGAGAATGCTCCTGAGTTCCTCGATGGATGGCCTAACGACGGTTCCGTTATCGTTGATCCTGCTACAGAGACAGTTATCGACTATAACACAACAGATACAGCTAAGGCTTACTTCCTTAAGCTCAACGAAGAGTATCACAAGGGTATCGTAGATCCCGAGTCCTTCACACAGACATACGACGAGTACATCTCCAAGCTTTCTTCCGGTCGTGTACTTGGTATGGTTGACCAGTGGTGGGATTTCGCTTACACAGTAAACGATGTATTCAAGTCCAATGACACTGAGCAGTATGGTTACAACTATGTACCCCTTCCGGTCACAATCGACGGTCGTGACAATCAGTGGTATACACCCGGCGGACAGCTCAACGTTTCTTCCGGTATCGCTATCACAACATCTTGTAAGGATGTTGATGGCGCATTCGAATTCATCAACGCTCTCCTCGATCAGGAGATCCTCGACCTCAGAAACTGGGGTGTTAAGGATGTTGACTACTGTGTAGACGCTGATGGTCTCTACTACAGAACAGACGAGCAGGTTGCTCAGTGCGCTGACTCCAACTACAAGTCCACACACCTTTGCACATATTCTTACTTCCCTAACTACTCCGGTACATCCAGAGACGGTAAGAATGCTATGACACCTTCTCAGCAGCCTTCACTCTTCATGGCTACACTTCCTGAGCCCGTTAAGGCATGCTTCGAGGCTTACGGTGCAGAGACATACGTTGATATGCTCCACTCTGTAAACAACGCTGGTGTTTGGTTCCCTATGTGGTCTTACTCCAACAACATGAACACATCTACAGACGGTGGTACTGCTTTCACAAGAATGGGTGAGTGTAAGCACCAGTGGCTCCCTGAAGTCGTAATGGCAGATCCTGCTGATTTCGATGCAACATGGGCTGATTACCAGGCTGCTTATGCTGAGACACATCCCGAGGACTTCCTCGCTGAGATGCAGACTGAGCTCAACAACAGAATTCAGAACTACAACGATTTCATGGCTTCTCAGGGATAA
- a CDS encoding two-component system, response regulator YesN gives MERKLRVMLVDDEPNILKGLRQLIDWESEGYDIVCTAHNGQEAYDFLKENEVDLAIVDVQMPIMTGLELIKLVRAEQISKAEFIILSGFRDFEYAQQAMNLGVSAYLTKPVKASQLEDALHKIIIKNESSADDIDIEEKLRRVYLAQYILALITGKASQKQIDYVKDNMRLDGDLNYVFITLNGIARLDEMTDEEVEDIKKQVRENCESFLGKYSDHFLGESSNSGADYELGFIYCDFMAAEKGMDTAEFFEQLRKHAMFDIPVDIVILIGKKVADITRLAHSYSSASAMKPLRGLHTDKSILIYDEDVHISSHNLAKSMIHKDYLDELITAIVRRDNEAIDSCVDSLMNSAEYNDYKMINMNLNYLLFQLIHRAVEIDEMVEQDNILLYIGDDVFGTDADFSEQLKKFSHEYANYLDQLRENASSGGLIKDIEHEIKSRYAENLTLRDLGSKYFINSSYLGQIFRKKFGMSFKDYLNNYRIGIASEMLLNSDRKVADIAADVGYKDVDYFVGKFFEVHGCTPTKYRRNN, from the coding sequence ATGGAAAGAAAACTGAGAGTAATGCTCGTAGATGATGAGCCCAATATCCTTAAGGGATTAAGGCAGCTCATCGACTGGGAGAGTGAAGGATACGATATAGTCTGTACGGCTCATAACGGACAGGAAGCATATGACTTCCTTAAGGAGAACGAGGTAGACCTCGCGATCGTCGATGTCCAGATGCCGATAATGACCGGTCTGGAACTCATAAAGCTCGTCAGGGCAGAGCAGATATCAAAGGCCGAATTCATCATTCTTTCTGGATTTAGGGACTTCGAATATGCACAGCAGGCGATGAACCTCGGAGTATCCGCTTATCTTACGAAGCCGGTAAAGGCTTCTCAGCTCGAGGACGCTCTTCATAAGATAATCATCAAGAATGAGTCCTCGGCAGATGATATAGACATAGAAGAAAAGCTCAGGAGAGTCTACCTGGCTCAGTATATCCTTGCTCTTATTACGGGTAAGGCTTCGCAAAAGCAGATCGACTATGTGAAGGATAACATGAGGCTCGACGGCGACCTCAACTATGTATTCATAACACTGAACGGTATCGCAAGACTCGACGAGATGACCGATGAGGAAGTCGAGGATATAAAGAAGCAGGTAAGGGAGAACTGTGAATCATTCCTAGGAAAGTACAGTGATCACTTCCTCGGTGAGTCCTCTAATTCCGGAGCTGACTACGAGCTTGGTTTCATCTACTGCGATTTCATGGCGGCTGAAAAGGGAATGGATACCGCCGAGTTCTTCGAGCAGCTTCGAAAGCATGCAATGTTCGATATCCCCGTCGACATCGTTATCCTTATAGGTAAGAAGGTCGCAGATATCACGAGACTTGCACATTCGTACAGTAGTGCGAGTGCGATGAAGCCTCTGCGCGGTCTTCATACCGACAAGAGTATCCTGATATATGATGAAGACGTACATATCTCGTCTCATAACCTTGCCAAGTCCATGATCCATAAGGATTATCTGGACGAACTCATTACCGCTATCGTAAGAAGAGATAATGAGGCGATAGACAGCTGTGTTGATTCTCTTATGAACTCCGCTGAGTATAACGACTATAAGATGATCAACATGAACCTCAACTATCTTCTGTTCCAGCTGATCCACAGAGCAGTCGAGATCGACGAGATGGTCGAGCAAGATAATATACTACTATATATAGGAGATGACGTATTCGGTACAGATGCCGATTTCTCCGAGCAGCTCAAGAAGTTCTCTCACGAATATGCAAATTACCTGGATCAGCTCCGCGAGAATGCGAGCTCGGGCGGACTTATCAAGGATATCGAGCACGAGATCAAGTCGAGATACGCCGAGAACCTTACTCTTCGAGACTTAGGTTCCAAGTATTTCATCAACAGTTCCTACTTGGGACAGATCTTCCGAAAGAAATTCGGCATGTCATTTAAGGATTACCTGAATAATTACAGGATAGGCATCGCATCCGAGATGCTCCTCAACAGTGACAGGAAAGTAGCCGATATCGCCGCAGACGTAGGTTATAAAGACGTTGATTACTTTGTCGGCAAGTTCTTTGAGGTTCACGGGTGCACCCCGACAAAATACAGGAGAAATAATTGA
- a CDS encoding two-component system, sensor histidine kinase YesM, whose product MFRGIRKISGGIVSLLNNLSLRKKLWLLYTFCVFIPLVLTDGLIAIVLFNNAQKEMQKNMETAAYNASLDFRNVFDTAENLSNTIYINDDINFFLETQFASNREFYSEANTLKQHAGYSTLVTTELSNVVFCADNDTLVSAGSFATIDKIRDTQWYTDFVAAGRKKGLYFYFSEASAYIPVTANMRMVTLVRDLDYFSTLSNEKIVRIDIDYSRISSIFSKSRYGVNIYICEGDMIVLSTNDKPNTYSPYKYLTSDITENIGYEMPMHYMDKDYRILVEKPTDNYFFISLREHIAMLTILLLMNIVLPLVLVNLINVSFTSRLHALSQAFAVAQKENGGLTEVDKIEGTDEISSLMRGYNDLVKRNRLLIKTIYEDRIIHQKVEIEKQQAELLSMRMQINPHFIFNVLENIRMNSIVKGEKETASMIERLAALERESVDWKYDVIPLSREIAFIRNYLKLQQMRYGERFSFTINVEEGAKNAYIPKLTLATFVENSCVHGVEKKSSSAMILIDASIKDDKLILEVEDTGAGMSQAAAAALQTRMRKASFSQLQNSSKHIGIINSCLRIKMIAGEENVNFTFEGEENVGVYLRIEMPIITDPGEDQTWKEN is encoded by the coding sequence ATGTTTAGGGGTATAAGAAAGATAAGCGGCGGGATAGTATCCCTGCTCAATAATCTGAGCTTAAGAAAGAAGTTGTGGCTTCTTTATACTTTCTGCGTATTTATCCCTCTCGTATTGACCGACGGACTCATTGCCATCGTTCTTTTCAATAATGCTCAAAAAGAGATGCAGAAGAACATGGAGACTGCCGCATATAATGCTTCTCTTGACTTCAGGAATGTCTTTGATACGGCCGAGAATCTTTCTAATACCATATATATTAATGACGACATAAATTTCTTCCTTGAGACGCAGTTTGCATCCAACCGCGAATTCTATTCGGAAGCCAATACACTCAAGCAGCATGCAGGTTACAGTACCCTCGTAACTACCGAGCTTTCCAACGTCGTATTCTGTGCTGACAACGATACTTTGGTAAGTGCAGGTTCTTTTGCCACGATAGATAAGATCAGGGACACTCAGTGGTATACGGACTTCGTGGCCGCCGGCAGGAAGAAGGGCCTTTATTTCTACTTCAGTGAAGCGAGCGCATATATACCTGTAACCGCCAACATGAGAATGGTCACTCTCGTAAGGGATCTCGATTATTTCTCTACATTGTCAAACGAAAAGATAGTAAGGATCGATATCGACTACTCGCGTATATCATCTATCTTCTCAAAGAGCAGATACGGTGTGAACATCTATATCTGCGAAGGCGATATGATCGTACTTTCGACTAACGATAAGCCCAATACATATTCGCCCTATAAGTATCTGACGTCTGATATCACCGAGAATATCGGTTATGAGATGCCCATGCATTATATGGATAAGGATTACAGGATATTAGTCGAAAAGCCGACCGACAACTATTTCTTTATATCGCTTCGAGAGCACATCGCCATGCTTACGATCCTTCTTCTTATGAATATCGTATTGCCTCTGGTACTTGTTAACCTGATAAATGTTTCCTTTACGAGCAGGCTTCACGCATTGAGCCAGGCATTCGCGGTTGCGCAGAAGGAGAACGGAGGTCTTACCGAGGTCGATAAGATCGAGGGTACTGACGAGATAAGCAGTCTTATGCGGGGTTATAACGATCTCGTAAAGAGAAACCGACTGCTCATAAAGACTATCTACGAGGACCGTATCATCCACCAGAAGGTTGAGATCGAGAAGCAGCAGGCTGAGCTCCTGTCGATGAGAATGCAGATCAACCCGCACTTTATCTTTAACGTTCTCGAGAACATAAGGATGAACAGTATCGTAAAGGGAGAGAAGGAGACCGCTTCCATGATCGAGCGTCTTGCCGCACTCGAAAGGGAGAGCGTGGACTGGAAGTACGATGTTATCCCGCTTTCCAGGGAGATAGCTTTCATAAGAAACTACTTAAAGCTCCAGCAGATGCGTTACGGTGAGAGATTCAGCTTCACCATAAATGTTGAAGAAGGGGCCAAGAATGCATATATACCGAAGCTGACGCTCGCGACTTTCGTAGAGAATTCCTGTGTTCACGGAGTAGAGAAGAAGAGCTCGAGCGCCATGATCCTCATAGATGCATCGATAAAGGACGATAAGCTCATATTGGAAGTAGAGGATACGGGTGCCGGAATGTCACAGGCAGCAGCTGCGGCTCTGCAGACCAGGATGCGCAAGGCCTCATTCTCACAGCTGCAGAATTCCAGCAAGCATATCGGTATAATCAATTCCTGCCTGAGGATCAAGATGATCGCAGGTGAAGAGAATGTCAACTTTACATTTGAAGGCGAAGAAAACGTCGGCGTATATTTGAGGATCGAAATGCCGATAATAACAGATCCGGGAGAAGATCAAACATGGAAAGAAAACTGA